The genomic stretch gaattggcgttcttcttattggacaggtaagcttacataactgcaaagcatgtgaaatatagtgccataacgattgatcttgcctgctaacgctaacgaattgcaagctaccttgcatcataactttcaaataatttcaatgatcttctctttatactaaaagtcaggtatacaggataaatttaagcaaatatgctggtttcttgatcacagtacaacatatgacatacaaaacatacaatagtgcaacgtaacagtgcagtgcaacagtaaactgtctggtatagttcggtagtatgtagctgtatgtgtgtatcagtatgctatgtttgctgataagtagttttagtttagtctcaaagtttgtagtaaaacaatcataactgtgtaattttaattatgctacctcatctgtcagcatgatgctggtgaatcacgttcagtctctttatacgttacatcattgttttggtcgatgctcgctcgctcaagtacctatggagtgtgtgcaccagagcgagcacgagcaacaggtagctggctgcagttcacttaacggccacaggtgtcattgaTACagttttggcaattagtccacagtatgtgtaaatggtgagcttttgaATTTGAGATTGACAAATTGCAGGCGGCAATCCAAAAAAGCCCCAGAGTTGAAGAGTGActaataaatcattaacaaatgcataataaatcattgatatgcagatATAACAACATTCATAAAAAGGGTGAATTTAAtgcttgccaaatagtgagccattttatctCATATGTTATAAATGCGTTATAACAATTATTCAACATGAATAAGCTAAATTGGCCAACATTAGCAACCTATGTACAACACCTcctgtatggtttaatggtcatcaggctttattatataatatatgttgtgaatgagcatgaagtcaagacattacagtaactggtaacactttacaataaggttccatttgttaacattaattaatgcatttggtatcatgaactaacaatgagcaatatttaaaaacagcctttattaatcttggttaattgataaaaacacatttgttcattgttagttcatgttagttcatattgaattaactaatattaacatatacaacttctaattttaaacatttatgagTAAATGTTGAAAGTTACACTAACCAAATTAAATTCTGTAAaggtattgtttattgttatttatgttaacaaatgtagttaactaatgctaataaatgaaaccttattgtagtgttactcagtatttattataaacacaaagcagatgccGACGGTAGCAAAAatacataatccctccttttaatttcACTATTATAATCTCTCTTTGCTGCATTGTGAGACAAATCATGAAACAGGGCATTATATGTCTTTGcttaatatactgtaagtatgaataaatgaattaatcaaGCATTTATAACACGTAAGATAAAATgatcactatttggcaagtattgcatgaaagttgcccttttatTTATGCCTGtatatcaattatttataatgGATTTGAAATGACTTAATAATTaacaaacccctttataaaccccttaacaaagggaacagaTGTAAAGTGCTACCAGAAAAATGATGGCGATTCTCACCTTTGGGTTAATTTTGATAGTGGCGATGTCAGACTTCTTGTCAATGTCTCTGATGGAGGCCTCGTATATCTGGCCATCGTGCAACTGCACTCGTAGATGCTGGCGGCCGGTTACTGTCGCACTGCTTGTTACCACATGAGCATTGGTCACAATCAGACCGGACTGCGTCATTATGAACCCAGAGCCGCTTGACAATGGTACATGACGGCCAAACAGCGGATGGCTAGACAAATAATGAAAGAGTGACTAATTGTAATGTTACACAAGATGTTACATATTTCTTTTCTCTTATCTCCATACACAGTGGGCTATCTGTGAGGTGAAATTAGTTGATAACAACATTATTAGATTAAACAAGAACTCCTGTCCTAatttgtgtgtaaacatgacaaatacttttggcaacCAAGCTCTAATAAATAGCTATGGTCACTAAACATTACCAAAAGTAAGTAAACAGAAGACTGAAACTGTAGTTACTTGAGGAAGAGCTCGATGTGGACCACAGCAGGGGCGATCTTCTCCACCACATCAGCAATGAAGTTAAACTTGTATCTTGGGCTGTTCAGATGTGCAGGATCTatacaaacaggaagttttgCTCATGTCAATGAGTATAACACCTTTACAACACAATTTTGCAGGTAATGTCACTTTCTATCAAGCATATACACATGTAACCCTACATTCTACCAGCTATAACTTCACTCTATATtgtacttttatattttatagaaGTCTCCTGGAGTGTATTGGCAAAACCTATCAAAATTATGTTCTTTTaggtatatgtttaaaaaaaatcatttttaaaaaattataggctaatatatttaataacacatgtaattttacagtaaaatagtgtaataaaatatataagatttttagatgtaaaaagtatgattttaccatataattaatggtaagatatattataatatataatatatatatatattgtttaacatgaaaatacatgtacttttatagtaaactattgttaaaattgcGGTGTAAAACAATAACTGGGCATTCCCAGAAGTCTCTgtgttattgcattattttagtgtcatgtgttacactgatggtgtttgtgtttgtgtaagtgcatTGTCTCTATATGTGTATTGTCATGGCTCCAGGAAGGGCAactcttgatgaactttatgTCACTACGGTGTTGAACATTATTAGTGAAAAGCAAATTTGTATAGTTCCAGAAGGTTGGTACATTAAATTTacatcattttaataatatagcCCACAGTCAagtttggggagtaacagaatacatgtaacgggattatgtatttaaaataaaaaatattattaactgACTTCGTCTACAGTAACAGTTTAATTAGAtgttaatcagaatacagttacattcaaaaagtattttgattactgaagagattactttgcatttttttgtcatttgttccatttaatatttaggcTAGTATATTCAATTGGAAAACATTTACccaaagagcgtttgaacagtggtgaaactctgaagatgtgttacattcatacgagcagacagagaagtaagtttgaagtaagtttggagcagcagaaatagaaataaaccttgtgtaatttgtcatgtgaGCATTTAGCTTtgtgctaagctaaaatgcttcttctagccattttacatgccaggcacaatcatatttctttttttttttatcaagaaaatccaccttagatctttctctctctctctctctctagtaagacctttgatattagggcaaaaatcttattcttgatgaaaatttttgtattgtttttctaaaaatatctaaaaatccttaaaacaagatcaatttgctttatcttgtttcagaagcaacactgcataagatatttaggcatttgtcagagaatatattttaacatttatagtattactgtactggcagattttttatagtcaaaaccagtgaaaaatctaccagtgctgaataagtaatccaaagtatttagattacgttactgatggaatacgttacaaattacattttacagcatgtattctgtaatctgtactgGAATACATcttaaaagtaaccctctcaaccctgccTGCAGTGATCTGTAAAATATAGGCTACAGGCACCAAAATGACATCCCGTAATGCCTGAAACACggtcacagtattttttaaagtgAATTTCTGGTAACCACCGCTGCTggtattttaccataaatttacagattattattatttttttatattgtaggTAGGTACATGTAACGCTGCCAAACATAGAGCAGATACAAGATTTGTATTTCACTAATTTGGATCACAGCTCATCTATGACCAGATGTGTCACATCTAATACATCTCCCACATCTTGTGGACTCAGATGGTAGTATGTGGGTGGGGGCTCTTTCATCTAAATGGACAAATGCCTTGTAGGGTACAATGGTGATAGCTGATGGTGGGGTTTGAACACACAACATTTCAGTTAGCACTTCAGATATTTAACCACATGCCACACCAACACTGATAGTGTAATTTAACAGAAATTAAACAGAATTGATCAGACAGTGACTGACCTGCGGTTGATGGTGCACATGGACCTTTGTGTGTTTGGGTTATTTCGGGGAGCCCTTGTTGTTGAGCTTTACGCGCGGCTGCCCTCATCTTGCACACATTGCCGTAGGTCTTGCCGTCGCTGCCACACACTCTGCGCACCATCTTACACTGGCAAACACCCTTGGGAAGTCGTTTGCCGGCTGGAAATTTACATACAAGCCCGTCGCCACATGGAATGTCATCATTCCGACCGCACGATGCGCCCTCGCCCAGGCCGCACACTAGGCAACAGTTGCAGTGGTCGGGCACATACCCGCTCGGACAGCTCGGGCTCAGACATTTACTTACATCACACCTGGATGGACATTTCACTTTCGGCTTGGCCACGGCCAGGTCGAGCGCAAATAGCACTGCTGCTGCAAACAGTATTGCCTGCATTCTGTCTGATTTCAGGTTCACTTTGTGAAAACTGCAGTTCAGGTATTTAGTTTGTTGCGTGAGCTATAGTCCAAAACATAGCAGCAACTCCGCTTGGAATGCGCTCCGGTGATTTGCCATAGAGAGCATCACTCGGCTGATAATCGACATCAACCgtgaaaactaaacaaaaacgcGTAGATATAACTTACTGCTTCTTAGGTTAAAAGTTCAGTCTCAGATCGTGTTCTTCTTTATGCTCCTTGTGCtatgccatttaaaaataaagcagTGGAAAAGTATCTCcctaatttttcacactcaacagtcaCATGCGTGCTACACCCCCTCCACTCCTTTTGAGCACAGTGTGAGGAATGAGAGAGGCAGACCATCAGTCATTACACAACAATGCAGTTGATCGAATTTTTGACATTAGTCTATGTTAAAATATCAGCAGACTGAAATTtcacatctatctatccatccatccatcccacaaAGATGCTTCAACCAAACTTCAATAACAACTCTTTACTACACAgggcgtttcccaaaagcatcataagtctAAGTAAACCATAGAATCCATCttatgattcatcttagttttgcggcccgtttcccaaaagcatcgtaactttagtacttgaaaatgcttgtagattaaTGATTgttctggagtaatcgtacagcgctaagaacATCTTTATCAAATAGACTTATgtagacacctgcaggacaatcgtgaaattacacctaatacaattttaataccaatagctacactttatgataatttaaaatatctttaagcatatgttttattttattattattttaaccgactaaggctaataataataataacaataataaatgcagaaaatggttagtctatattggatgaacagatcaattaataagtaaacaaatttatttaaaaaaaattatttgcgactagttggtaacaacaattTTATGATTGTGGCATGATTGGGAAACACCCCATTTAAGTGCtgtaagtgctacttaagagagtcgctgtccatgtgacagtgctgaaatgtgaccatataGTGCTGTTCGTCATTGTagcttcattatatttgtgcgtaactttacaattattttacctcactaaaattagttttaaaatattttcttaaatatttgacCTAATTATCTGCATATTGCTGTTtctacaataattttgtgcagaacgatattttttcttttacacaatctacttccataatcaggtgtgcatttgtAATGTTTCATTTTCACATATTCCTCTCGATgtaaagcttccaggattagtgaagacagtggaggccctgtgtatgatcctgctaattacaagcattcatcGAATATTATTCCGTGTTATCGTggagcgcaaaataaggagacatTTGGAAaatgcgctttagggacattcacaaATAAAgtggaggtctgctctttactcccaaaagtgataatggtgacagcaatgctgcaggtgcggtgctacacaacttgtagtgctggcgaGTGTAATAGTGTAGttggtgtcagagaggaagaggagacaaggATCAAAGCGTCTGccatatgaataaatgtaaatgtaggatgaGCAAATATATATACGTacgattttcatgcacagcagcaagttaatgacttttttcttttctctcaaatattaatttatacaggTTGTCTGCATCAgtcatgccaccactttgttgttaccaactagtgcAACTAGTCcacaaaaataactatatttattTACTAATGAATCTTTTCATCCatttagatttattattattattaaacttgtttgttaaaattaaaataaataaaacacatatattctgatattaaagtctcagcataaagtgtagctattggtatttaaattgtaCGAAGTGTAATTTCaggattgtcctgcaggtgtctacATAAGTCTATTTGATAACGATgttcttagcgctgtacgattactccagaacACTCGttaatctacaagcattttcaagtactaaagttacgatgcttttgggaaatgggccgcaaaactaaggtgaatcgtaagatggattgTACCATCTACTTAGGTTTACCATGCTTTTGGGAAAAGAGgcccagggctgcgtttcccaataacgatcgatcttagcagttaagagcgttttctatgAGGGATTTTACTAACTATCGTTATTTTTTAagtgtgtttcccaaaactgcacttaacatgaatgtgCGAGGACGCgatttaagtgctacttaagagagatgCTGTCCATAAACGTGAAGAACTGAAATGTAActgtatagtgctgctcgtcattgtaacttctttatatttgtgtgtaactttaaaaacatttgtaatttaactCGTtggatatattaaaaatattttcttaaacgtacaaataattcaccacataattgcattttgttttgcaatcgttTTGTGCAGAACGATATATTTctattacacaatcactgcttcgttcatcagatgtgcattttaatatttcgttttaaaaaattgctctgtgggttgagattaaagcttccaggatcagtgaagacagcggagaccctgtgtatggtcctgctaatgacaacaagcagtaattgaatataacgaggttcacaGTGTTATCTCacagcgcaaaataaggagacgcgTGGAAGCTGAGCTTTAGGGAtattcaccaatcaaagggagatctgTTCTTTACTTccaaaagtgataacggtaacagcaatgctacacaacatgtgtGGTACTATACAACGCGTGGTGCAGGCGAGAGcgcccttaggtgtcagagaggaagaggagatgaggaGCTATTTTACTGTATGgacgattttcatgcacggcAGCAAGTTATTGACATTTTTCCATCTCTGTctggttgtaatttttacagttctctgcaacaatcatgccaccactttgttgttaccaactagtcgcaaataactttttttaaataaatttgtttacttattaattgaTCTGATCATCCAATATTATGACTAACCATTTTctgcattcattattattattattattattagccttttcggtttaaaataaataaaataaaacatatgtatactgatattaaatgaacATAAAACGTAGCTACAggtgtttaaattgtatcaggtgtacTTATTGCATAAATCTATGTGCTTATGATgttcttagcgctgtacgattactccagaacACTCGttaatctacaagcattttcaagtactacttgagttacgatgcttttgggaaatgggccgcaaaactaagatgaatcgtaagatggattctacgatctacttagacttacgatgcttttgggaaatgaggcccagtTCTGTAAACTTATTCCTACTCTACTGCTGCCATTCATTTACCCTCATATATATGGGTTCTGCTGCCACCATGTGGCATTcacacataaaataaacaaataaagaaataaaactaaagaaatagttcaaccaaaatggaaattctgtaataatttactctccctcatttcgttccaaaac from Myxocyprinus asiaticus isolate MX2 ecotype Aquarium Trade chromosome 7, UBuf_Myxa_2, whole genome shotgun sequence encodes the following:
- the LOC127443907 gene encoding serine protease HTRA3-like, yielding MQAILFAAAVLFALDLAVAKPKVKCPSRCDVSKCLSPSCPSGYVPDHCNCCLVCGLGEGASCGRNDDIPCGDGLVCKFPAGKRLPKGVCQCKMVRRVCGSDGKTYGNVCKMRAAARKAQQQGLPEITQTHKGPCAPSTADPAHLNSPRYKFNFIADVVEKIAPAVVHIELFLNHPLFGRHVPLSSGSGFIMTQSGLIVTNAHVVTSSATVTGRQHLRVQLHDGQIYEASIRDIDKKSDIATIKINPKRKLPVLSLGHSADLRPGEFVVAIGSPFALQNTVTTGIISTTQRDGKELGICDSDMDYIQTDAIINYGNSGGPLVNLDGEVIGINTLKVTAGISFAIPSDRINKFLDESTVKQKKGINDSTKRFIGIKMVTLTENLVQGLKWHNPDFPGIGSGILVHEVVPDSPAQKGGIETGDVIVKLNDRPLVSTGELQEAIQEDISLLLEVRRGNDDLLFNIEPQIFMQRQ